The nucleotide window CGCTCGCGACCCCTGCCTCGCGCTCCTCTGGACGAGCGCTCAAGCAACGCATCGCACCTTCTCCCGGTAACGCAGTGCGCGGCGGCGCCGGCGGGCGCTTATACTGCCGGATATGGCCTCGCCCAAAAACGTGGTGTTCGGCTTCTTGGGGACGCAGCTCGACGGGGGCCTTGGGCCCAAGCGCTGGGAGCGGTGGCGCCCGTCGGTCGACCTGTGTCGCCACGACGACTTCGTCGTCGACCGGCTCGTGCTCTTCGCCGACGCCGTTCACGCGGGGCTCTACGACGTCGTCAAGAAGGACATCGAGTCGGTCTCGCCGGACACGACGGTGGAGGCCGTGGCGCTCGAGCTCAAAGATCCGTGGGACTTCGAGGAGGTCTTCGGAAAGCTCCTCGACTTCAGCCAGCGCTTCGCGTGGAAGCCGGAGCGCGAGGGCTACTTCGCGCACATCACCACGGGCTCTCACGTGGCGCAGATCTGCATGTTCCTCCTGACCGAGGCCCGTTACCTGCCGGCCAAGCTTCTCCAGACGTCGCCGCCGCGCGGCCCGGGCCGTGAGAAGCGTGAGAGCCCCGGCGTGCTCTCGGTCATCGATCTCGATCTCTCTCGGTACGATCGCATCCTCTCGCGCTTCAAGCGCGAGCAGCAGACAGCGCGCGAGCGCCTCAAGGACGGCATCGCCACCAAGAGCGCGCTCTACAACGAGACCATCGAACGCATCGAGCAGGTCGCCACGGCGTCGAGCGCGCCGATGTTGCTGCTCGGCCCGACGGGCGCTGGCAAGAGCCAGCTCGCGAAGCGAATCTATGGTCTCAAGAAGGAGCGGAAGAAGCTCAAGGGCCCGTTCGTCGAGCTGAACTGCGCGACGCTCCGCGGCGACGCGGCCATGAGCGCGCTCTTCGGCCATGAGCGAGGCGCGTTCACCGGCGCGCAGGCGGCGCGCGAAGGGCTCCTTCGACGCGCCGATGGAGGCGTCTTGTTCCTCGACGAGGTGGGCGACCTTGGCGGCGACGAGCAAGCGATGTTGCTCCGCGCCATCGAGGAGAAGGCGTTCTACCCGATGGGGTCTGACCGCGAGGTCACGAGTCAGTTCGAGCTGCTCTGTGGCACGAACCGGGATCTGCCGAGCGCAGCGGCCAAGGGGCGCTTCCGTCCCGACTTGCTGGCGCGCATCGACTTGTGGACGTTCCGCTTGCCGAGCCTCGTTGAGCGGCTGGAAGATCTCGAGCCCAACCTCGACTACGAGCTCTTGGCAGCGGCTCGTGCCCTCGGGCGCGCGGTCACGATGAGTCGCGAGGCACGCGAGCACTACGTGGCTTTCGCCACGTCGAGCGAAGCCACGTGGCCCGGAAACTTTCGCGATCTGAACGCGAGCGTGACGCGTATGGCGACGCTCGCGGCAGGCGGACGCATCACGCCAGCCGTCGTCGTCGAGGAACTCGTACGGTTGCGGGAGCTATTCGCACACGGCGATCGCGTCTCCGCGGGGCCGTCACGTGTCGATCGCGTGCTCGGAGCGCGCAAGGCAAAGGGCCTCGATCGCTTCGACCGCGTGCAGCTCGAAGAGGTGCTCCTTGTCTCGGAGCGCGCGGCGTCGCTGTCGGCGGCCGGTCGCGAACTCTTCAAGGAGTCGCGGAAGCTGAAGACGAGCGCCAACGACGCCGACCGCCTGCGCAAGTACTTGGGCCGGTTCTCGCTCACGTGGGCCGACGTCCACGCGGCGCAGGCACCTCAGCGCGACGTCGAAGGCGAATGACAGCGAAGGAGCACCGTTTGACGCGCGCGGCCGGGCGACCTTGGGTCGAAAAGCGCCGAGGCCGCCGAACCGGCTCGTCTCCATGCCGACACGGTAGGCGAGGGGAAGTTCCCACCAAATCGACGTCGAAGAATCGACGTTTAGGAAGGGAACAAGGTGGATCAGGCGTTGTCCTCCTCGCATGCAGCTTGTGGCTCGATTCGCAAAGGTCGGCGTCGTCGGCGCGCTCTCGGGCCTCATGGTCGGTTGCGGAGGCGGTGTTGGCGGCGCGGTTCCGCTGGAGTCCCTCTACGCGTCCTTCAGTGTTGAAGAGGTCTCGGTCAGTCGCGGCGAGGTTCGCTTGGCGGGTCCCCTCGAGTTGGATGAGCGGGCGACGGAGCTCGATGTGGTGACCGGTCGTTGCGGCATGTCGGTTGGTGGCGGCATGCGCACGCGTCAGTGGATGACGTGGCGCTTGGGGCCGGCGGAGTTGGCA belongs to Myxococcales bacterium and includes:
- a CDS encoding sigma 54-interacting transcriptional regulator, producing MASPKNVVFGFLGTQLDGGLGPKRWERWRPSVDLCRHDDFVVDRLVLFADAVHAGLYDVVKKDIESVSPDTTVEAVALELKDPWDFEEVFGKLLDFSQRFAWKPEREGYFAHITTGSHVAQICMFLLTEARYLPAKLLQTSPPRGPGREKRESPGVLSVIDLDLSRYDRILSRFKREQQTARERLKDGIATKSALYNETIERIEQVATASSAPMLLLGPTGAGKSQLAKRIYGLKKERKKLKGPFVELNCATLRGDAAMSALFGHERGAFTGAQAAREGLLRRADGGVLFLDEVGDLGGDEQAMLLRAIEEKAFYPMGSDREVTSQFELLCGTNRDLPSAAAKGRFRPDLLARIDLWTFRLPSLVERLEDLEPNLDYELLAAARALGRAVTMSREAREHYVAFATSSEATWPGNFRDLNASVTRMATLAAGGRITPAVVVEELVRLRELFAHGDRVSAGPSRVDRVLGARKAKGLDRFDRVQLEEVLLVSERAASLSAAGRELFKESRKLKTSANDADRLRKYLGRFSLTWADVHAAQAPQRDVEGE